AACTCCCTTCCTCAGCCTGCACTCCTATTCATAAAGCTCCCCTTCCTATACaacctctttctcttcccctaGACCAATGTCCTTCTGGCTCACTGTGTTGTCCTTCCAGGTGGAGAAGAAAATCATAAAGGTAAAGAAACCCCTTCAAaggaattcaagaaaaaaaactcaATCACCTCCTTCCTGCTCCAAAAAGCCTAGGATAACAATGAGACCAACAATATTTGTGTGTCACCACAAGCAGAAtaagacacaaaataaaaatcagaagagCAAGCACGAaagacaacagaaaataaaaatcagaagagCAAGCCCAGAAGCCGCTGGCAAAAGCAAACCATCCCAAGTGACCATCTCTGCTGCCAGTAAATGCAGAGCCTGGATCAGAAACGTACAACTAGCAACAGCAACTCTGGGGAATCACCAATCACATAAAGGCCAAATCTGAGCCCAACAGTGTTCCACCCATGCTGATGAATGCAATAAAATCAGCACAATGTAAAAGGATGATGTGGATGTTTGTCTGTAGTGGGGAGGGGGTTAAGGAAGAAAAACTGCTAAGAGGGAGAGAGGCGGGGTCCTGTATGGTTCGGGGCCAGACCAACAGGTATACAGTTAGCCATCGGGGGATAAGGAGTGGGTGAGGACTAAGAAATGTAGACAAATCAACACTTTGCCCCACAGACAAGAAGAAAAAGGGCTTTGGTGTTTCTACATGTACTTAGGGTAGGTGTGGGTAGCAACATCAAGGTCTAAATTCCCAGAACCCAGTTAGGAGGAGGGTtttatgtgtgatgtgtgtggcaATAACACACTCCACAAAAAGACAATAAAACCACCTCCAGGTCACCCGTGTCATAGTGGTGTATGTTGTACCCCACACTATGCTATAAGCAAGTAAAGGCCCTCAGGAGGACCCAAAACTCATCCTATCAAGAGTCACTCTCAGCACCCTGAAAGACAAATAGTAGAGTTTGGAGGCCACAAACCCAGCACTAATTAGGCCACTTTCTTGTTAAGTAGCTTAGGATGGAGCAGTGGCCTACCAAGTGTGGGGGCAGTGGCAGAGGTCTGCCCACTTGCTGGccataaagaaaaacattgtCTGCAGAGAATTTtaatataagaataataaaaccCAGGAAAAGTCTGTCTTTTACTTATTAGCACCAGATACAAGTTTTCAATTTTTCTCTCCCCAAATCCTCTTTTGGTCTGAGTTGTGAAAGATTGCTGTGGTTAAATTTAAGCTTGAACAAAATCAATGTAAGGTGCAAATTagctgatttttaatatttatgttttaataatcattttattCTACAGGGAAGTTAATTTGGATAAATCCTTATTAAATAGTTGGTCCAAGACATAGGCTGTTCCTTTCTAAAGTAAGTTCTTAACAATTTGGAATTGTTTTGATGCAGGACAGGCAAGCCCCACACTTGGGGCTTAGGTGgaagggttcttggcttcactcaggaaagaattcaaaggCAAGCCAGTGGTGTTAAACAGCAACTTTAATTGAAGCAGAAGTGTAGAGAGCAGCAGAGGTACTGCtcctgctccttgcagagcagggctgccCCATAGTCAGTGTCCCCAGaatagcagctcagaggcagttctgCACTCATATTGATtcccacttttaattatattcaAATTAAGGAGcaatttatgcagaaatttctaggatgAGGGTGGTAACTTCAGGTTgtcaggtcattgccatggaaaggggcagtaactcctgggtgttgccatggcaacggTAAATTGACATGCCACATTGCTAGACAAGGCTTAAGGAAAGCTGCTTCTGCCCTAGACCTGGTTTAGTTAGTCCTCAGTTCGGTCTGCTGTCCAAGCCCCGCCTCTGGAGTCAagtcctgcctcctacctcagTTTGAGCTTTCTTTGAGCATACTTCCAGACTGCAGTCCCTGtggtaatatatgatacatatgtctACACTTTAAAAgtacatgaaattaaaaattatagcatGTGATTATAAAGGCAAAGAACAACCGGAGTTACCTCAGCTCTGTGATTCTGTGTAATCACTTGTTTTTATTGGTGTCTAAATCAGTGAAACGAAGTGTTAAATTTAAGGAGTAAAATTTGGGGggataaagacatttttattacatttgaaaataaaatattttactgaatttgaaCAATGTACTCAAGCATGAAATGTATTCTTTAATTGCTCATTAATactacataaaaatcaaaatgctAAAATTTTATATCAGTTGCATATTTTAGTAGTTGCCTACATTTTACTTTtgcttaattttcttaaaattgtctTATGATTTTTACTATGACAACTATATGCAAAATGTTTTATAGAGAAaatttacactttattttctttctggttaTAATTATTTGTGTTAATTCATGTGTATTACTAAAAATATTCTGTTGAGGTAGCGGCGTTAAAAATATATCTCACAACTCAGTgtatatactaaaaatcattcaATTATGTACATTTATTAAGTGGTTGtacattaaatgaatgaattgtatGGCATGTAATTATAGCTCAATTAaattggctgtgtgtgtgtgtgtgagtgtgtgtgtatgtgtgtgtgtgtgtatccaggtGAGAAGTATATTAATTGTGTCATGGagggaaatattttttatctaaaaTCTCTCATAATTTggccccagtctctggtatttttgtttttcttttttctttttgttttaaacatctcTATTGAGGAATAATTAACCTACAATAAACTGCATGTTTAAAGTATGCAATTTGATCAGTTTCCACATACATATACATCTGGTAAACCAACACCTCAATTAAAATACTGAACATATTCATTCGTAATCTCCAAATGCTCAAAACTGGAGACAACCCAAATGGCCATTAATagattaaataataaacaaattgttgtatattcatacaatggaatactactcagcaataaaaagcgaATGAACTAAGAATACACATAATGACAtgcatgaatctcaaaataattacgcTGAGAGAAAGAAACCAGACAAAACAAAGTGtttactatatgattccatttatataatattttagaaattacaaACTAATCCATAGTGATAAAGAAAATCATTAGTTGCCTGGAGACAAATTTGAGTCAAGGTGGAAGGAGTAGAAAGGAGCGATTACAAAGGAGCACACAGAAACTTTTGGGAACAATGGATATATTCATTACCTTAAGTGTGGAGATGGTTTCATAGATGATTATGTACGTCAAACCTTTTCAGtttgtacactttatttatttattttttgagacagggtctcactgtgttgcccaggctggaatgcagtggtgtgatctgggctcactgcagacttgacctcccgggctcaagcaatcctcccacctcagcctccctagtagctggggctgtaggcacacatcaccatacctgactaatttttttttcattttttgtagagaggaggtctcactatgttgcccaggctggtcttgaactcctgggctcaagggatcctcctaccttggcctcccacagtgctgggattataggcatgagccactgttcccggctgtacactttaaatatatgcattttatttcatgtCGACTATACCTAAATAAAGGGTTCTTAAGCTATTGTTATTCTAGAGAGATAAGGGCAGATAATtacatttacaaaacaaaaacagaatggaCAACTATTATATACCCAtcataactaaaaataataaataaataaacaataagatCCCCAAACCACGATGGTTTCCAAATGTAATAATAGAACAAAAACTAgttcttgaaaattaaaaaatataacaactaaatttaaatattaatcaaaaACTCATGCAACCACGATTAAATtccaaaaacattattttaaataaaagaaatatactctataatttttctgaagtttgagaacagtcAAAACCATATGTGGCAATAAATATCAGAATACTGTTTATCTTTGGGTTTGATATTGACTGGAAAATGGGCATGAGGAAATATTctgaagtgatgaaaatattctatatcttgatatGTGTGGGGGTTACATGActgggtatatacatatgtaaaatttcaTCTAGCTATACATTGAAATTTGTGCatacctcaatttcagaaattGAATACTAATGCTGAAATACAAAGTGAAGAAATTCTCTATgaagtagaataaaagaaaaataaataagagcaaAAATAATAACTTCAGAAAGTCAATCCAAAAGATCTAACATCTGAATAATAGGgattccagaaagagaaaacaaagaaaataaagaacgtGAAATTATCATttagtaatatataaaatttccgTAGAACTGAGGTACTGGAGTCTCCATTTAGACTAAAAGAACCCAATGAGTGTCCACCAAAAggaatgaatatatacatattatcatCAAAAAATTTTATCACAAAATTTCAGAATTTTGTGATAAATAAATTATCCTGAAtgctgtctcagagaaaaaaaagtcaaatatcacATATGAAGGAATGAGAATGAAAATTGCATTtcacttctttatagcaatactgGATGCTAGAAGATACTGGAAGAATgtcttaatatattatttatggaaaataaattttttcttagGATTTTATACTGAGCCAAACTATGTTTCCAATGTTATGacagaataaatacatttttagataTGCAGGCTTTCAAAATATTTACCTCCAATTCATTCTGTTCTGGTTACATAAAAACCACCCTAAGTCATAGTTGCTTAAAAAAACAactataattttgttgttgttgttaatgacTCTGAAATTCGAGTAGGTCTAAATGGGGAAGGCTGGGCTCGTGTTTCAAGTGGTATCAGTTAGGGTGTCTCAATTGAGACCTGAAAGGCCCACTTCAAGATTGCTCACTCATGTGTCTGGCAGTTAATATTGGCTGCTGGCTGAGAGTTTAGACAGAATTGAGAGCTGGAGTCCTTGATTCTCTCCACATAGACCTCTACCTGTGACCTGTGATTCTTCATAGCACAGTGGCTGGGTTCAAAGGATGAGGATTCTGAGAGAAAGCCAGGTAGAAACTACTGATTTTTATGGCCTAGACTTGGAAACCACACGGCATCATTTCTGTCATGCTCTGTTAGTCAAGGTATGCTCAATGGTCTGCCCAggttgaagaggagggaacacaGAGTCTACCTCTGCACAGAGAAGTGGCAAGATTCTGGAGAAATATGTTGGACAGAACATATCTCTGTGGCCATTCTtgggaaataaaatatagagtttACTGCACACCCTTTCTTAGGCAACTATTGGAGAGTGGGCTACACTGAAATGGGAGTGCAGGCCCAAAAAGTAGAAGATGTGGATCTAAGCAATCAAGAATTCAACACAAGGGAGATGCAAAGAAAATCTCTAGGATgagctgggcgccatggctcatgccgcaatcccagcactttgggacaaggcaggtggattacttgtggtcaggagtttgagaccagcctggccgacagggtgaaaccatgtctactaaaaatacaaaaatgagccaggcatggtggcaggtgcttataatcccagctaaccgcgaggctgaggcagaagaatcacttgagtccgggagatggaggttgcagtaagccgagatcttgccactgcactccagcctgggagacagagcgagactctgtctcaaaaaaaaaaaaaaaaaaaaaaatctctaggaTGATGGTAAAAAGAGATCTCTAGATCACAGCTGTTCAGCAGGCCTAGAGCAATGAGTTCAGATTCCAGCAGTCCTGAAAGTTCTGGGAGAGATTTCTTCAAGAAGATGAAATTGCCAGGAGGAGAGTTTGGGGTTGTTTTGGTGGTAAGTACATAGAAAATcaagtaagttttaaaaatgctaGGGAAAAATGTGAAGGAGATGGAAAATAATCATAATGTACTTCATGACTAAGTTGACTATTGTGTCTACATAATCATAATAATGTTAACATTGAATATTGAACTAAAAGTGTAACTATATTGAGAGCATATGGATGGGTCGTGGgatgtgtgtgtaagagagaagcagagagagagagagacaggtacAGAGGCTAACTCCTATCTCCCGTAGTGTAAACTCAATCTAAAAGATGCTTCAAGCTGTAAACCCAAGCCCTTTTCATGCAAGCATGGAATTTGGAGAAGTAGCtgtaaatagaaatataatcAGCTCAAAGAACTAACTGAAAGTGTTTGCATCTGGGGAGCAGAATACAAGAAAGGactgttgcttttcttttctttttttttttttttgccatcacaGGGCCagaatttctcttaaaaaaattatttaactttaagttctgggatacatgtggagaACGGACTGTTGCTTTTCTTAACAGGTCTTATAGATCTAGTTGTCTCTTTAAACtacatgtgtatatttatttaataaaaaataaaactaattttattattttttatttttttaaatttatttatttattatattatattatactttaagttctagggtacatgttcacaatgtgcaggtttgttacatatgtatacatgtgccacgttggtgtgctgcacccattaactcatcatttacattaggtatgtctcctaatgctatccctcccccctcccccaaccccacgacaggccacagtgtatgatgttccccccgctgtgtccaagtgttctcattgttcaattcccacctatgagtgagaacatgcgatgtttggttttctgtccttgcgatagtttgctcagaatgatggtttcgagcttcatccatgtccttacaaaggacatgaactcatccgtttttatggctgagtagcattccatggtgtatatgtgccacattttcttaatccagtctatcattgatggacatttgggttggttccaagtctttgctattgtgaatagtgctgcaataaacatacgtgtgcatgtgtctttatagtagcatgattcataatccttacccagtaacaggatggctgggtcaaatggtatttctagttctagatccttgaggaatcaccacactgtcttccacaatggttgaagtagttgacagtcccaccaacagtgtaaaagtgttcctacttctccacatcctctccagcacctgttgtttcctgactttttaatgattgccattctaacaggtgtgagatggtatctccttgtggttttgatttgcatttctctgatggccagtgatgatgagcattttttcat
The Gorilla gorilla gorilla isolate KB3781 chromosome X, NHGRI_mGorGor1-v2.1_pri, whole genome shotgun sequence genome window above contains:
- the LOC115932372 gene encoding uncharacterized protein, with protein sequence MAKETHTPVKPKENMKQPIISTKMPTPRTKEKKEKKNSSQQKTNKNGKVEKKIIKVKKPLQRNSRKKTQSPPSCSKKPRITMRPTIFVCHHKQNKTQNKNQKSKHERQQKIKIRRASPEAAGKSKPSQVTISAASKCRAWIRNVQLATATLGNHQSHKGQI